DNA sequence from the Stegostoma tigrinum isolate sSteTig4 chromosome 29, sSteTig4.hap1, whole genome shotgun sequence genome:
AAATTTTTCATACCACGATTGGGGTCAAATATCACAAGCTGACAAttataaaaatatacaaaagtGTGTTTTAGCTAACTTGACATTTCTTATGCTGCTTGTGATTGTGGCTTTGAACACACAAAATATTCTGTTAGATTAATTGTGGATCTTCCATGGTATTGTTCACAAGAGAATCAGTTATGctgttttgtttattctttcatggatttAGGCATCACTGAcaaaatttcaccagctgccattgtGAGCTTTGAACTTCTGATTGCTAGTGCATGGCTACACCTCTTATTCTCCCAAAGGACAAGGAGCATTCATTATACAATATAATGACCAACTTCTAAAGTGAGGCTGCTGTCATTGAGCCTAAATAAATCTAACTGCTGTTAAGTAAATGTTGGATTGTTTTATCCAATGGGAAATTGTCAAACATCAGGCATAGTGACACACAGTGAAAAGTAGGGAGCTGGATCAATCCTAATGTGTTTTACATGTTAAATGACAGCTATTGTTTTATAGTTTTGTTACCAAGATGACAGAAATCTTGATTAAACTGTGAATGACCTCTAAGCATAATGAACAAATTCTGGTGTTTGCACCCAATTAATTTTTACCTATGTGTGATATCAGGAGTTTCAGAACTTTGAAAGTGAAGTGCATTGATAAAATAACTTTGGAATTTCACTTTAATTTTGAGTGAAAGagaaggacccaggttcaaactaATAAAAGATTATGAATAATATCAGGACTTTTCCCATACTCAAAAGAGGATGGAAAATATGGAATAGATTTTCTGTTAGATCAGTGGAAACTCAAAATCTAGAATATTCATGTATTAAACACTGCTCCAGATTAGAGTGCTTCTTCCTCACTAAGGAAATAAAGTGCCCCCATTAAATATGCCCAACATGTACATGCATGTAATTTAATCGGTGACATCCTGCCACTGGTGAACCACAGACTGTCATGAAAAGTCTGTGTAACTCTTGATGCACTGCCATGTTCTTTTAAATAGCAGCAAACCAGAAGTtgtttttgctgtattttaaggTCATCATCTATGAAAAGTTGAATAGTCTCTTCCACAAAATTAAAAGAAGAGTCCGTGATTGGTTACATGCAGCACATAAAGGGACAGTCATTTCATGGAGATCTGAGTTAGAAAAATGCTCCAAAAGTTGCACACATGCACAGAACTTCCCCTCTATGCTACCACTGGCCATAAATGCAGCCATAACCAGAAAAAATGCCATTAGAAAATGCTCAAATGTTGCTCATCTACAATTACCTTACACATAGGTACAAACTTAATGACAAAAGAGGCATAACATATCTTTCAGATATATTAGCATACATTTTTCAGTCAATAGCAATCTAATCATTCAGTTTACTGATAGTGACCCAGACTTTTAGCAGGCTTTTGAAGGCAATTCATCAGGAATCTAACAAAATGTGGAGCCACATATTATCTTGGAACTTTAGGAGAAAGAGCAAGTTAATGCGTGTCACTCAAACCAATCGATCTGAAATATGCTAATCTAATACGCTAATGAAAAACACAGAATCTAAACTATGAAGTACAACTGAAAACATTTAATTCAGTGAAAACTTAGGTCAAGAAGTGTATTTGAGAGcaaaagaaacacaaaaaaagACAACTAAGAGagaaacagcaaagaaaatttgAATCTCCAATAATGATTTTAATTTAAAGGAATAAGACTCCACAATTTTAAATATAATGTTTTATTATTAAAGAGATGGTTTAGTATTAAGATACATCtctcttttaaaaattaactcaCATTTGATTTGACAAGCCCTAATCTTTCCCAGTGCCTTTAGTCTAGTGAGCaatctttcatgattttaaagCTGGGTCTCTTGCCAAGATATAGGTATAGCaaagcctgtgtaggtgcagggCAAATCAAACAACAATTACACGACTTCAGTATTTAATTGCACATGAGGACATCAGATGAAGCTGTCAGATTTCATCCCCTAATAACTGACTACCGACAGCCTCACTGTTCTTCTTACTACAAAATCTGGATAACACCCTCATTCTAGAGACAAAGTTTTAATGTTTAGAGTCACATAGTATAGTCATGTGTGTACTCATTAATTCACGAATTTCCAGAATTTCATTATGCAAACAAGGAGTAAATTTCTATGCAGTGAATGAAATATATAACTCATTGCTGCCATATCGAGAGcaattttaaaatgtcttttagGTTTACACAGCCAAAGACCATTTTGTGGTACAAAATGAATGGCCATTCTCTAAAACTGGGAAGCTTTCATGTGCGCACAGCCTTCCAAAAGTTAGGAGGACTTGTCAGAATGCTTCAATTTGAAATGTCACATCCGCGGAAACTCTTGGCCTCAGTTtcacatgcaaaaaaaaagttcaatttaGAAACTGAGGATTGCTCAAAGAAAGGCAAAtgaaggaacttcttctctctCATCATGACATTGTTAGAATTTGTAGCAGGCTCATTAAATGCTGAAAACACACTAACACCTACAAGACAGCTATAAAATGGATGAGGAATCATTCTGATTTAAATGAATGACAGGTAGtttgattttattgaaatgtttttgttCTCAAATCTTTAATCATCTCAACACATCCTTTCTCATCTACAAGAGGGTAATAATTTACTGCTTGCCATAGATGATCCTGCTCCCTAATTCTTTGACTTCACATCAAGGGAATCATTTTCAGAAGGCACTGTGACTAAAGGTTGATAAACATGTTTATATTCCAGAAGAAAGCTTCAAATAAATTCTGGATTCATCTGTAATGATCTTATATGGATATATGGAAAAAGTAATAAAAATCCTTCACTACTGAGAATGATAGAGTGACAGAGATGTTTCATACACATAGTTGAGATTAAGAATAACTATAAAGTGATAAAATAGTTAAGGATTAACACAAGCAAGTGTGATCCAAGACAAATTGAGTGAATTTAATTATTTTTTCCCTTTACAGCCATTATGTCTGCCTTGTACTTACATTGCATGTTAATTCGTCCACTGTGAAGTATTTCTATTTGTTACTtctaaatttcatttgccacctgATTGCCCTAACTTGAAAACTTTGTTTTCATAGGGGATTGCACACAAGCAACTCAATAAAGATCTAGAAATATTTAATTCAATAGAGCAGCTGTATCTAGCCCAAGAAGATACATAAGTATTAAGGGGCAAAGCTTACTTAGAGCCATTTTCAATTGAATTGTTTGGTCAATTAAGTCTCAGTCACTACACTTGCTAGCGAGTTGGGATACTACCAAGAAGACTTCAGCAGGCTGGATGAGTTTTACTCATCTCCTACTTCTTGTTTTCACCTTTTTTCTCAGGATGCCAGCAATGCTAGTGAGGCTACATTTATCATCCATCATTTCATTCATTGAGATTATGGTGAACCTTATTTGTCAGGACTCATTAGAAACATAATGACAAATCACAGTGTACCATAGTGAGATTTGAGCTCTCAAGCCCTGGGTTGCCAGTACTGCGATTACTATCATGTTGCCATTGTTTGCTCTACTGCAAGTAATCAAGTTTAAGATATTTGGAAAGCAGCGAAGAATTTTATCTTCTTTTCCTGAAAAAAAAGTCTCGCTCATCAGTAATGgataaaaattacaaaaaaaaaattgacaggcAACATTTTGAGTTACTGACAGCACAGAATTTCTGTCAAAATTATTTTTAGTCTTAACTCAAAaaacctctttaaaaaaaacttaaatgtaCATTTTCAGATCTTTCCAATGAAAAATAGAGGAATAAAAATACAAAGTGATATATTTAATGCACATGACAGAGCCATGAAGATCAATATCCACTTGCACAGATATATTCCAGTAGCATTCAACATCCCTTGCGATTCCTCCCTGTTGTAAGATGAAGCTACGATCTCCATTCTTTCCATTGGGAATCATAAGGGGCAGAGTTTCAATGGACTAAGTGACCACTGCAAACACAACTTTTGGTGAACAAGGGAAGGTGGAAGAGCAGAGAATTAAATTTAAAGAAGACCTACCTTGGCTGTCCGATCATCGTAGCTGGGGTCAGAGGTCAAGAAGTCACAAATGCCTCTAGTTGGAACACTGGTGTTCTCAGTAATCCAGGTGTGAAGGTACACTTCACCCAGAACTCGTTTCATATGTTCACGTGTCAGGTGGAGTTCCACTACTTCAATGTTAGTTTGAATTGCATTCAATTTCTTAGCAATCATCTCATGAATCTGTTCTTCGGTATTGCCATCTTTAGCACCCACTGTCAAATCCTCGCCTTGACTTCCAACCCCTCTGTTTGTTTCAGTACTCTCTGTACTGGTCTTTGCCTCATCTGGCTGTCGATTATTTTCGCTTAACAATGCAGAGTTGTCACAACGCAAAATTTTTGACTCACAATGATTTGGTCTCCAAAGTGCTTCAGTGGGTGCCTTTtgtagggtctgaaacagaatcTTCAAGAGAAAAAGTCTTAACCGCCACAAGTAATTAGATGGATTTGTCTGGAGTTTATGGTCTAGAGCTTCATCCAGCTCTGGAGGAATACGTTTTTCAGTCAACACTCTCCAGCGTACAAGGTCAAGTAAGTCCACTTGTTTGAACAAATTGTGAATGGAAGATTCTAAAATTTTAGAAGCTGCTTCTTCTGGCGTTTTTAAAGTTATAAACTGCACCTGGTATGTACGGCTAGCTGGATGGAGGCCATTATTTATACCTTCTGCTGTCACAAGAGCAAGGTATGCATTATTTGGGCTGAGACATatcccatgaagtctcactgTGCCAATTGATTCTGGTAATTTGATTAAGGTATGATCAAACTTTACTGCTACATCCGTGAAAAGAGGAGTCAGCTTTCGAATGGTTCCATCAACAGAGCAAGTGTAGAAACTTGCAGTTTGTTTGTTGGCTGTCAGAGACACAATGGGAAGAGTGTGGAGGCCTGTCACATGAGAATTGTGAACATTCAGTCCAGCTTTGGATATCAATAGTAAGCACCAGAAAACATAGGTTCCTCTGGCTGCAACAACCAAGCTGCAGCTGCACTTCTGGTAGGGATGGTAGAGCGAGATACATCTAATATTGTGTACAGGTAACTGATCCATCTCTTGCCAAAGAATTACTGGCTGTCGGAGAGTGAAGTAACCTTTCACTGCTTTCAAGTTCACTGGCAGAATCTTAACAGGTCCTGTAGAACTGCCAACAATCAACCCACTCATTTTGCGACTACCATGTTCGTATTCCCACCATGCCAGAACACTTGGGTCATTAATACCTGATTCAATGGTACTGCATGCAATGATAGAATCTTTGCCATGAAATGGGATTTGAAATTGCCATATAACAACATCACCATTTTCAAGCAGGACAGCTAACAGTACAGTGCCCACGTCTTCACACTCATTGTTGGCTTTTACACGTTGAGTGTTGCAGATACTCGACCATTCCATTCTAACAGGAGCCTGCATATAGTGTCTCCTTTGGAATTCAGAGAAATCCTTTAACTCCCCACCCAGATCTGCATCCAAATTCCCGTATTTGTTCTCATACAGCATCTCACCATATACCTCTGTAATATCCAAAGCTGGTGTCCACTGCAACCTGTTCACATTCACCTGGATGGAGAGTCTATTATCCAGTGTCAAAGATGCCAATAGACATCTTCCATTGAAGTCACAACCCAAAGGAGACCAGCTGGTAAATTTAAACCCTCGCAATGGTGACAAAGCACCTCCTTCAGGATTAAAGACCCTGTCCATCATTAGTGAATGACTTAGAGTTGGATCTTTTTTGCTCAGGAACTTGTCTTTGCAGCCACTTACTTCTGCCTGAGAGCCAACCTTAAAACacacaaaatataaaaattaGTATTTTCTTTCTGCATGACAACTATTATTTTTTGTTAAAATAGAGATCACATGAAAATAAGCATAATTTATGAGTCTATTGTTACTACCAAACCTTATCATGAGATAATTAGGAATTGGAAAATATCAGAGATTCAAGTCTCAAGTTCGTTTTGGGACTTGTTCATTGAAGTGTTAAAATGGAAATGTTTTCCCTTATTAAAGTAAAACCTATGTGCACTTCAGTTTGGAAATGATAATATTGAGTAAAATAACTTGCACCCCTCAAAGAGAAGAGGATAATACCAAACAGGAGACTGGACAAAATAAAGGTGTGAGGAAAGGGCTTGGAAAATAGTTGAAGGGTTgggttatagaatcatagaactgaaacagcattgaaacagacccttggaTCCGACTCGTCCGTgctaaccagatattctaaattaaactagtcccatttgccagcagttggcccacatacctctaaatctttcctattcatgtacccatccagatgccttttaaatattgcaattgtaccagcctccaccacttcctctggcaacccattccatacatgcaccaccttctgcatgaaaaagttgtcccttaggtctcttaagtcttgcccctctcaccttaaacctatgcactctagtttttgACGACTCCACCCCTGGGAAATGTCCTTatgtatttaccctatccatgctcctcatgatttcataagcctctataaaggtcacccctcagcctctgacgcccCAGGGAAAATCGccctagtctattcaacctctccctatcaGTCACACCCtcaaactctggcaacatccttgtaaatcttttctgaaccctttcaagtttcataacatcattCGCATAGCATCAGAGTAGAACTGCATGCTGTATTCCAACAGGGGTCTAACTAACgtcatgtacagccacaacatgacctcccaactcctatactctccCATgaacactgaccaataaaggcaagcataccaaacattttcttcacgatactatctacctgcaactctactttcaaggaacaatgaacatgaactccaaggtctctttgttcagcaacactcccctagacattaccattaagtgtataactcctgccctgatttgcctttccaaaatgcagcatgtcacatttatctaaattaaactctgtctgccactcctcagttctTAGGACATTTTGAAAGAAAGTAGAACTGTAACGAGATAGTGTctaaaaaaaaagtaacatttgACAGTGGAGCAGACAGCAAGCACTGAACCTATGTTGGAGACTTGGGGATGGAACACAAAGCTAGAAGTATTAAGGTGAATCATAAATGACAGAAGACTGAAATCTACAGAAACTTGGCTGGGATGGAAATGCTAGAGGTGTTAGTTTTAGGTTTCCACCTGTCAAGAAATCCAGTCTAGTGTCTGTCCAGATGAACTTAGACCTGCTGAATGTCTCCAAACAAGAAAAAGGAAGTCATAAGTAAAATCCTACATGTATACTGCAAATTGCATCTCCAATATATACCACCATAATGTTATTATATGAACAGCAATAGACCATACATTTCACATTTCAACAAAATCATTGATTGGCATTCTAATTCCATCCACATGTTTTGCTCCACATCCCTCAGTTAGCAAACATAAAGATCAGACTTAAAGTGACTAATTGAATGGGGATCTTATATTTGTTACAGTGTCTCTCATGCTTCTACCACCCACTGCCAAAAATTTAAACCTGCTGTTTAAATGACCTGGTTCTGATTTTTAAGGTGATGTGCCTTTGTATTAAGATTCTCTTGCTAATGAGAAATGTTTATTGCCATTTACCTAATTAATCCCTTTCAAAATCCAAAAACTTCAATCCACCCCTTACCCTATTATGGAGAATGGGAGCCTGGTCATGGATAATTGTTATAATTCAATCCTTGGAGAACTAGTAACATGCTGGTGAACCTGCACTTCACTCCTTTCAAGTCCAATGTCTCCTTTAGAAGATTTGATGCCCAGTTTAGTGTGATCTGAAATCTTAAGATAGATATCTATTTACAGTCATTCAAAATCAAGATCCTTTCCTCCAACTAACAACAATGAAAAACTGATAGGATTAATTCACACTGTTCTGGCATCTGGTTGAAGCACACAGGTAATCAAAGAGAGGGATAACCATAAAAAAACTTTCCTGCATCTAGTTCGGCAAAGCAAGTACAGTGGAAATAAAGTATTCTTGAACTAGCCACTAACCGCTGGAAAAAAGAGAACAAGTTTTGTCAACGTACTGCTAACTGTGTCATAAAAGTATTCAAACTTGTGATAGCACACAGTTCTTTGAAACAAAATTCAAATGACAAACAAAGCTGAGGCAATTTTCGACAACTGCCACTCAAACAGCATTCAATGTTCTCAATCGTTTGTCCTGTAGGAATTCAACTGGCAGTCCGAAATCTGGGGGCTACCACATTTCAAATCAGTGATCAAGTTCGATGAGGTTGGAAAATTGTCAGGTTTAAAAATGCTTtacaggagcttttccttaaCAAAAAAACAGGATGATCAAGTGGTGCATCTGACAGGGGATGCATTAACTTATCTACACAGGAATCCAGGGAGCTGGTCGGGTGTTACTGATTTGTTCGTGTCACGAAGGGATTTACCTTGAGGGAGCAGCTCTGACTGGGTGCTGGGACCGAGGTCCTGTGGATCACCATGTCCAGTCCGTTGTTGTGGATGTCGCAGATCTGCTCCAGGACGTAGATGTTTTTGCCGGTGGTGATTGAAAGCCGGTTGTCCTCGGACCAACTGAGCGGCTCGGGCCCGCTCACCGGGTACTGCAGTTTAATACTGGGCTCCCGCTTGCTCGTCAGAATCGCCCTACCGCCGGCCGGACTGCCGGCGCTCTTCCTCTTCGCGGAGGCCGCTGACACCGCCGCCATCTtacccaagccccaccccccaacccGCGGCTTCCGGAAATGACACTGTAACATCGCGACCGTCGATAATGAAAagtccccccccgcccccccttcaAAACCTTCGCTTAGTTCCCGGGCTGCCTGACCATCTTGCCTGAAACTACTGGCCAAttagaattttaaatgttttggcTGGAAAGGCCAATATATCTATGAGGAAACACTTCTGGAATTTACTGAAAATAATCGGAAGGACAGAGCCCCTTTGACCACTGTTTTGTTAGATAGGAGTTTATTACTTTATAGT
Encoded proteins:
- the gtf3c4 gene encoding general transcription factor 3C polypeptide 4, translating into MAAVSAASAKRKSAGSPAGGRAILTSKREPSIKLQYPVSGPEPLSWSEDNRLSITTGKNIYVLEQICDIHNNGLDMVIHRTSVPAPSQSCSLKVGSQAEVSGCKDKFLSKKDPTLSHSLMMDRVFNPEGGALSPLRGFKFTSWSPLGCDFNGRCLLASLTLDNRLSIQVNVNRLQWTPALDITEVYGEMLYENKYGNLDADLGGELKDFSEFQRRHYMQAPVRMEWSSICNTQRVKANNECEDVGTVLLAVLLENGDVVIWQFQIPFHGKDSIIACSTIESGINDPSVLAWWEYEHGSRKMSGLIVGSSTGPVKILPVNLKAVKGYFTLRQPVILWQEMDQLPVHNIRCISLYHPYQKCSCSLVVAARGTYVFWCLLLISKAGLNVHNSHVTGLHTLPIVSLTANKQTASFYTCSVDGTIRKLTPLFTDVAVKFDHTLIKLPESIGTVRLHGICLSPNNAYLALVTAEGINNGLHPASRTYQVQFITLKTPEEAASKILESSIHNLFKQVDLLDLVRWRVLTEKRIPPELDEALDHKLQTNPSNYLWRLRLFLLKILFQTLQKAPTEALWRPNHCESKILRCDNSALLSENNRQPDEAKTSTESTETNRGVGSQGEDLTVGAKDGNTEEQIHEMIAKKLNAIQTNIEVVELHLTREHMKRVLGEVYLHTWITENTSVPTRGICDFLTSDPSYDDRTAKVLISHNLKKLTKQTFPEHCSLCKEVLPFTDRRKAVCSNGHIWHRCVLTYHACQSLTYRRCLLQDSIARQHLPSDPDWIKRLLQSPCTYCDSPLF